The following proteins come from a genomic window of Notamacropus eugenii isolate mMacEug1 chromosome X, mMacEug1.pri_v2, whole genome shotgun sequence:
- the DRP2 gene encoding dystrophin-related protein 2 isoform X2 translates to MQPMVMQGCPYTFPRCHEWRAADQSQHDGGLNTTRPQPQVRATTGAFQDGTGPTCVRQQVLNGAIGPLDAPAMNLCWNEIKKKSHNLRARFEAFSDPSGKLQPPLQEIIDWLSQKDEELSAQLPLQGALALVQKEKETHSAFMEEVKSRGPYIYSVLESAQAFLSQHPFEELEEPHCENKDASPRQKIQNLSRFVWKQATVASELWEKLTARCVDQHRHIERTLEQLLEIHGAMGELGNALTQAEGIRATWEPIGDLFIDSLPEHIQAIKLFIEELSPVKEGVKLANELAHQLAISDVHLSMENSRALEQINTRWKQLQASVNERLKQLQDAHRDFGPGSQHFLSSSVQVPWERAISPNKVPYYINHQAQTTCWDHPKMTELYQTLADLNNIKFSAYRTAMKLRRVQKALRLDLVTLNTALEIFNEHELQPSEHVMDVVEVIHCLTALYERLEEERGILVNVPLCVDMSLNWLLNVFDSGRSGKMRALSFKTGIACLCGTEVKEKFQYLFSQVATSGSQCDQRHLGVLLHEAIQVPRQLGEVAAFGGSNVEPSVRSCFRFSTGKPVIEAAQFLEWANLEPQSMVWLAVLHRVTIAEQVKHQTKCSICRQCPIKGFRYRSLKQFNVDICQTCFLTGRASKGNKLHYPIMEYYTPTTSSENVRDFATTLKNKFRSKHYFSKHPQRGYLPVQSVLEADYSEPPASSPMLPHSDTHSRIEHFASRLAEMESQNCSFFNDSLSPDDSIDEDQYLLRHSSPITDREPNFGQQAHNTMVADDKGELEKILAHLEDENRILQGELRRLKWQHEEAAEGPPDAAQDPRNEELLAEARLLRQHKSRLETRMQILEDHNRQLESQLLRLRELLLQMTWGRKARMSACAWRTSWRNYAMHSLMSEAQTCLPTLYWLPDVSQRSSHILDPSPGSGQKPPSLPQPGPSCHH, encoded by the exons ATGCAGCCCATGGTCATGCAGGGATGTCCCTACACGTTCCCACGATGTCATGAGTGGCGGGCAGCTGACCAATCCCAGCACGACGGTGGCCTCAACACCACCCGCCCCCAGCCTCAG GTTAGAGCCACAACTGGGGCTTTTCAGGATGGCACAGGACCCACCTGTGTGAGGCAGCAAGTCCTGAATGGTGCCATCGGGCCCTTGGATGCTCCAGCCATGAATCTGTGttggaatgaaataaaaaagaagtccCACAACCTCCG GGCTCGATTTGAGGCCTTCTCAGATCCCAGTGGGAAGCTGCAGCCCCCTCTTCAAGAGATCATTGACTGGCTCAGCCAGAAAGATGAGGAACTGTCTGCTCAGCTACCACTCCAGGGGGCCTTGGCCCTGgtacagaaggaaaaggagactcaCTCG GCTTTTATGGAAGAGGTCAAGTCCCGAGGTCCCTACATCTACTCTGTACTCGAGTCAGCTCAGGCCTTCCTCTCCCAGCACCCGTTTGAGGAACTAGAAGAACCCCATTGTGAGAACAAAG ATGCTTCCCCCAGACAGAAGATCCAGAACCTCAGCCGCTTTGTGTGGAAGCAGGCGACTGTGGCCAGTGAGCTGTGGGAGAAGCTGACGGCCCGCTGTGTGGATCAACATCGCCACATTGAGCGTACCTTGGAGCAGCTACTAGAGATCCATGGAGCCATGGGGGAGCTGGGGAATGCCCTGACCCAGGCTGAGGGCATCCGGGCTACCTGGGAGCCCATTGGGGACCTCTTCATCGACTCCCTGCCAGAGCATATCCAGGCCATTAAG CTGTTCATAGAGGAACTGTCCCCAGTGAAGGAGGGAGTGAAGCTGGCCAATGAGCTAGCTCACCAGTTGGCCATCTCTGATGTGCACCTCTCCATGGAGAACTCCCGAGCCCTGGAGCAAATCAATACCCGCTGGAAACAGCTGCAG GCTTCAGTGAACGAACGACTCAAACAGCTCCAGGATGCCCACCGGGACTTTGGACCAGGGTCCCAGCACTTCCTGTCCA GCTCTGTGCAGGTCCCCTGGGAAAGAGCAATTTCACCCAATAAAGTGCCCTACTACATCaa CCATCAGGCTCAAACCACGTGCTGGGACCACCCCAAGATGACTGAGTTGTACCAAACGCTGG CTGACCTGAACAACATCAAATTCTCAGCTTATCGGACAGCTATGAAACTCCGTCGTGTCCAGAAGGCCCTACGCT TGGACCTGGTAACTCTGAATACAGCTTTGGAGATCTTCAATGAGCATGAGCTGCAGCCCAGTGAACACGTGATGGATGTGGTCGAGGTCATCCACTGCCTGACGGCCCTGTATGAGCGGCTGGAGGAGGAGAGGGGCATCTTGGTGAACGTGCCTCTGTGTGTGGACATGAGCCTCAACTGGCTTCTCAATGTGTTTGACAG TGGGCGCAGTGGAAAGATGCGAGCCCTGTCTTTTAAAACTGGCATTGCCTGCTTGTGTGGAACAGAAgtgaaagagaaatttcagt ACCTCTTCAGCCAGGTGGCTACCTCGGGCAGCCAGTGTGACCAGCGTCACCTGGGTGTTCTGCTTCATGAGGCCATCCAGGTGCCTCGCCAGCTGGGAGAAGTGGCAGCCTTTGGGGGGAGCAACGTGGAGCCCAGTGTCCGCAGCTGCTTCCGCTTC AGCACTGGGAAGCCAGTTATCGAAGCTGCTCAGTTTCTGGAGTGGGCCAACCTGGAACCGCAGTCCATGGTGTGGCTGGCCGTGCTGCACCGAGTGACCATCGCAGAGCAGGTGAAGCACCAGACCAAGTGCTCCATCTGCCGGCAGTGCCCCATCAAAGGCTTCAG GTACCGGAGTCTTAAGCAGTTCAACGTGGACATCTGCCAGACTTGCTTCCTGACAGGCAGGGCCAGTAAAGGAAACAAGCTCCATTACCCCATCATGGAGTATTACACACCG ACTACTTCGAGTGAGAATGTGAGGGATTTTGCAACAACACTGAAAAACAAATTCCGGTCCAAGCATTATTTCAGCAAACACCCTCAGAGAGGATACCTGCCTGTGCAGTCTGTATTGGAGGCTGACTACAGTGAACC GCCTGCCTCCTCCCCGATGTTACCACACTCAGATACACACTCCCGCATCGAACACTTTGCCAGCAG GCTCGCTGAGATGGAAAGTCAGAACTGTTCCTTCTTTAATGATAGCCTGTCCCCTGATGACAGCAT AGATGAAGATCAGTATTTGCTGAGGCACTCCAGCCCCATTACAGACCGGGAGCCAAACTTTGGGCAGCAAGCCCACAACACCATGGTCGCCGATGACAAGGGAGAGCTGGAGAAGATCCTGGCCCACCTGGAGGATGAGAACCG GATCCTCCAAGGGGAGCTACGACGCCTGAAGTGGCAGCACGAGGAGGCTGCTGAGGGGCCCCCCGATGCGGCCCAGGACCCCCGCAACGAGGAGCTCTTGGCTGAAGCTAGGCTTCTTCGGCAGCACAAGAGCCGCCTGGAAACACGCATGCAGATTCTGGAGGACCACAACAGGCAGCTGGAGTCCCAGCTGCTGCGCCTAAGGGAGCTGCTGCTACAG ATGACGTGGGGCAGAAAAGCCAGGATGTCAGCCTGTGCTTGGAGGACATCATGGAGAAACTACGCCATGCATTCCCTAATGTCCGAAGCCCAGACATGCCTGCCAACACTCTACTGGCTTCCTGATGTGTCCCAACGTTCATCCCATATTCTGGATCCCTCTCCGGGCTCTGGCCAGAAGCCCCCATCCCTGCCCCAGCCAGGCCCATCCTGTCACCACTAG
- the DRP2 gene encoding dystrophin-related protein 2 isoform X3 codes for MQPMVMQGCPYTFPRCHEWRAADQSQHDGGLNTTRPQPQVRATTGAFQDGTGPTCVRQQVLNGAIGPLDAPAMNLCWNEIKKKSHNLRARFEAFSDPSGKLQPPLQEIIDWLSQKDEELSAQLPLQGALALVQKEKETHSAFMEEVKSRGPYIYSVLESAQAFLSQHPFEELEEPHCENKDASPRQKIQNLSRFVWKQATVASELWEKLTARCVDQHRHIERTLEQLLEIHGAMGELGNALTQAEGIRATWEPIGDLFIDSLPEHIQAIKLFIEELSPVKEGVKLANELAHQLAISDVHLSMENSRALEQINTRWKQLQASVNERLKQLQDAHRDFGPGSQHFLSSSVQVPWERAISPNKVPYYINHQAQTTCWDHPKMTELYQTLADLNNIKFSAYRTAMKLRRVQKALRLDLVTLNTALEIFNEHELQPSEHVMDVVEVIHCLTALYERLEEERGILVNVPLCVDMSLNWLLNVFDSGRSGKMRALSFKTGIACLCGTEVKEKFQYLFSQVATSGSQCDQRHLGVLLHEAIQVPRQLGEVAAFGGSNVEPSVRSCFRFSTGKPVIEAAQFLEWANLEPQSMVWLAVLHRVTIAEQVKHQTKCSICRQCPIKGFRYRSLKQFNVDICQTCFLTGRASKGNKLHYPIMEYYTPTTSSENVRDFATTLKNKFRSKHYFSKHPQRGYLPVQSVLEADYSEPPASSPMLPHSDTHSRIEHFASRDEDQYLLRHSSPITDREPNFGQQAHNTMVADDKGELEKILAHLEDENRILQGELRRLKWQHEEAAEGPPDAAQDPRNEELLAEARLLRQHKSRLETRMQILEDHNRQLESQLLRLRELLLQPPPESEGNGSGGSSLTSSPQQSEGSHAREKEHTTPDTEAADDVGQKSQDVSLCLEDIMEKLRHAFPNVRSPDMPANTLLAS; via the exons ATGCAGCCCATGGTCATGCAGGGATGTCCCTACACGTTCCCACGATGTCATGAGTGGCGGGCAGCTGACCAATCCCAGCACGACGGTGGCCTCAACACCACCCGCCCCCAGCCTCAG GTTAGAGCCACAACTGGGGCTTTTCAGGATGGCACAGGACCCACCTGTGTGAGGCAGCAAGTCCTGAATGGTGCCATCGGGCCCTTGGATGCTCCAGCCATGAATCTGTGttggaatgaaataaaaaagaagtccCACAACCTCCG GGCTCGATTTGAGGCCTTCTCAGATCCCAGTGGGAAGCTGCAGCCCCCTCTTCAAGAGATCATTGACTGGCTCAGCCAGAAAGATGAGGAACTGTCTGCTCAGCTACCACTCCAGGGGGCCTTGGCCCTGgtacagaaggaaaaggagactcaCTCG GCTTTTATGGAAGAGGTCAAGTCCCGAGGTCCCTACATCTACTCTGTACTCGAGTCAGCTCAGGCCTTCCTCTCCCAGCACCCGTTTGAGGAACTAGAAGAACCCCATTGTGAGAACAAAG ATGCTTCCCCCAGACAGAAGATCCAGAACCTCAGCCGCTTTGTGTGGAAGCAGGCGACTGTGGCCAGTGAGCTGTGGGAGAAGCTGACGGCCCGCTGTGTGGATCAACATCGCCACATTGAGCGTACCTTGGAGCAGCTACTAGAGATCCATGGAGCCATGGGGGAGCTGGGGAATGCCCTGACCCAGGCTGAGGGCATCCGGGCTACCTGGGAGCCCATTGGGGACCTCTTCATCGACTCCCTGCCAGAGCATATCCAGGCCATTAAG CTGTTCATAGAGGAACTGTCCCCAGTGAAGGAGGGAGTGAAGCTGGCCAATGAGCTAGCTCACCAGTTGGCCATCTCTGATGTGCACCTCTCCATGGAGAACTCCCGAGCCCTGGAGCAAATCAATACCCGCTGGAAACAGCTGCAG GCTTCAGTGAACGAACGACTCAAACAGCTCCAGGATGCCCACCGGGACTTTGGACCAGGGTCCCAGCACTTCCTGTCCA GCTCTGTGCAGGTCCCCTGGGAAAGAGCAATTTCACCCAATAAAGTGCCCTACTACATCaa CCATCAGGCTCAAACCACGTGCTGGGACCACCCCAAGATGACTGAGTTGTACCAAACGCTGG CTGACCTGAACAACATCAAATTCTCAGCTTATCGGACAGCTATGAAACTCCGTCGTGTCCAGAAGGCCCTACGCT TGGACCTGGTAACTCTGAATACAGCTTTGGAGATCTTCAATGAGCATGAGCTGCAGCCCAGTGAACACGTGATGGATGTGGTCGAGGTCATCCACTGCCTGACGGCCCTGTATGAGCGGCTGGAGGAGGAGAGGGGCATCTTGGTGAACGTGCCTCTGTGTGTGGACATGAGCCTCAACTGGCTTCTCAATGTGTTTGACAG TGGGCGCAGTGGAAAGATGCGAGCCCTGTCTTTTAAAACTGGCATTGCCTGCTTGTGTGGAACAGAAgtgaaagagaaatttcagt ACCTCTTCAGCCAGGTGGCTACCTCGGGCAGCCAGTGTGACCAGCGTCACCTGGGTGTTCTGCTTCATGAGGCCATCCAGGTGCCTCGCCAGCTGGGAGAAGTGGCAGCCTTTGGGGGGAGCAACGTGGAGCCCAGTGTCCGCAGCTGCTTCCGCTTC AGCACTGGGAAGCCAGTTATCGAAGCTGCTCAGTTTCTGGAGTGGGCCAACCTGGAACCGCAGTCCATGGTGTGGCTGGCCGTGCTGCACCGAGTGACCATCGCAGAGCAGGTGAAGCACCAGACCAAGTGCTCCATCTGCCGGCAGTGCCCCATCAAAGGCTTCAG GTACCGGAGTCTTAAGCAGTTCAACGTGGACATCTGCCAGACTTGCTTCCTGACAGGCAGGGCCAGTAAAGGAAACAAGCTCCATTACCCCATCATGGAGTATTACACACCG ACTACTTCGAGTGAGAATGTGAGGGATTTTGCAACAACACTGAAAAACAAATTCCGGTCCAAGCATTATTTCAGCAAACACCCTCAGAGAGGATACCTGCCTGTGCAGTCTGTATTGGAGGCTGACTACAGTGAACC GCCTGCCTCCTCCCCGATGTTACCACACTCAGATACACACTCCCGCATCGAACACTTTGCCAGCAG AGATGAAGATCAGTATTTGCTGAGGCACTCCAGCCCCATTACAGACCGGGAGCCAAACTTTGGGCAGCAAGCCCACAACACCATGGTCGCCGATGACAAGGGAGAGCTGGAGAAGATCCTGGCCCACCTGGAGGATGAGAACCG GATCCTCCAAGGGGAGCTACGACGCCTGAAGTGGCAGCACGAGGAGGCTGCTGAGGGGCCCCCCGATGCGGCCCAGGACCCCCGCAACGAGGAGCTCTTGGCTGAAGCTAGGCTTCTTCGGCAGCACAAGAGCCGCCTGGAAACACGCATGCAGATTCTGGAGGACCACAACAGGCAGCTGGAGTCCCAGCTGCTGCGCCTAAGGGAGCTGCTGCTACAG CCACCCCCTGAATCAGAAGGCAATGGGTCTGGGGGCTCCTCGCTGACTTCTTCCCCGCAGCAGTCAGAGGGCAGTCATGCCCGGGAGAAGGAGCATACCACCCCGGACACTGAGGCTGCAG ATGACGTGGGGCAGAAAAGCCAGGATGTCAGCCTGTGCTTGGAGGACATCATGGAGAAACTACGCCATGCATTCCCTAATGTCCGAAGCCCAGACATGCCTGCCAACACTCTACTGGCTTCCTGA
- the DRP2 gene encoding dystrophin-related protein 2 isoform X1, whose translation MQPMVMQGCPYTFPRCHEWRAADQSQHDGGLNTTRPQPQVRATTGAFQDGTGPTCVRQQVLNGAIGPLDAPAMNLCWNEIKKKSHNLRARFEAFSDPSGKLQPPLQEIIDWLSQKDEELSAQLPLQGALALVQKEKETHSAFMEEVKSRGPYIYSVLESAQAFLSQHPFEELEEPHCENKDASPRQKIQNLSRFVWKQATVASELWEKLTARCVDQHRHIERTLEQLLEIHGAMGELGNALTQAEGIRATWEPIGDLFIDSLPEHIQAIKLFIEELSPVKEGVKLANELAHQLAISDVHLSMENSRALEQINTRWKQLQASVNERLKQLQDAHRDFGPGSQHFLSSSVQVPWERAISPNKVPYYINHQAQTTCWDHPKMTELYQTLADLNNIKFSAYRTAMKLRRVQKALRLDLVTLNTALEIFNEHELQPSEHVMDVVEVIHCLTALYERLEEERGILVNVPLCVDMSLNWLLNVFDSGRSGKMRALSFKTGIACLCGTEVKEKFQYLFSQVATSGSQCDQRHLGVLLHEAIQVPRQLGEVAAFGGSNVEPSVRSCFRFSTGKPVIEAAQFLEWANLEPQSMVWLAVLHRVTIAEQVKHQTKCSICRQCPIKGFRYRSLKQFNVDICQTCFLTGRASKGNKLHYPIMEYYTPTTSSENVRDFATTLKNKFRSKHYFSKHPQRGYLPVQSVLEADYSEPPASSPMLPHSDTHSRIEHFASRLAEMESQNCSFFNDSLSPDDSIDEDQYLLRHSSPITDREPNFGQQAHNTMVADDKGELEKILAHLEDENRILQGELRRLKWQHEEAAEGPPDAAQDPRNEELLAEARLLRQHKSRLETRMQILEDHNRQLESQLLRLRELLLQPPPESEGNGSGGSSLTSSPQQSEGSHAREKEHTTPDTEAADDVGQKSQDVSLCLEDIMEKLRHAFPNVRSPDMPANTLLAS comes from the exons ATGCAGCCCATGGTCATGCAGGGATGTCCCTACACGTTCCCACGATGTCATGAGTGGCGGGCAGCTGACCAATCCCAGCACGACGGTGGCCTCAACACCACCCGCCCCCAGCCTCAG GTTAGAGCCACAACTGGGGCTTTTCAGGATGGCACAGGACCCACCTGTGTGAGGCAGCAAGTCCTGAATGGTGCCATCGGGCCCTTGGATGCTCCAGCCATGAATCTGTGttggaatgaaataaaaaagaagtccCACAACCTCCG GGCTCGATTTGAGGCCTTCTCAGATCCCAGTGGGAAGCTGCAGCCCCCTCTTCAAGAGATCATTGACTGGCTCAGCCAGAAAGATGAGGAACTGTCTGCTCAGCTACCACTCCAGGGGGCCTTGGCCCTGgtacagaaggaaaaggagactcaCTCG GCTTTTATGGAAGAGGTCAAGTCCCGAGGTCCCTACATCTACTCTGTACTCGAGTCAGCTCAGGCCTTCCTCTCCCAGCACCCGTTTGAGGAACTAGAAGAACCCCATTGTGAGAACAAAG ATGCTTCCCCCAGACAGAAGATCCAGAACCTCAGCCGCTTTGTGTGGAAGCAGGCGACTGTGGCCAGTGAGCTGTGGGAGAAGCTGACGGCCCGCTGTGTGGATCAACATCGCCACATTGAGCGTACCTTGGAGCAGCTACTAGAGATCCATGGAGCCATGGGGGAGCTGGGGAATGCCCTGACCCAGGCTGAGGGCATCCGGGCTACCTGGGAGCCCATTGGGGACCTCTTCATCGACTCCCTGCCAGAGCATATCCAGGCCATTAAG CTGTTCATAGAGGAACTGTCCCCAGTGAAGGAGGGAGTGAAGCTGGCCAATGAGCTAGCTCACCAGTTGGCCATCTCTGATGTGCACCTCTCCATGGAGAACTCCCGAGCCCTGGAGCAAATCAATACCCGCTGGAAACAGCTGCAG GCTTCAGTGAACGAACGACTCAAACAGCTCCAGGATGCCCACCGGGACTTTGGACCAGGGTCCCAGCACTTCCTGTCCA GCTCTGTGCAGGTCCCCTGGGAAAGAGCAATTTCACCCAATAAAGTGCCCTACTACATCaa CCATCAGGCTCAAACCACGTGCTGGGACCACCCCAAGATGACTGAGTTGTACCAAACGCTGG CTGACCTGAACAACATCAAATTCTCAGCTTATCGGACAGCTATGAAACTCCGTCGTGTCCAGAAGGCCCTACGCT TGGACCTGGTAACTCTGAATACAGCTTTGGAGATCTTCAATGAGCATGAGCTGCAGCCCAGTGAACACGTGATGGATGTGGTCGAGGTCATCCACTGCCTGACGGCCCTGTATGAGCGGCTGGAGGAGGAGAGGGGCATCTTGGTGAACGTGCCTCTGTGTGTGGACATGAGCCTCAACTGGCTTCTCAATGTGTTTGACAG TGGGCGCAGTGGAAAGATGCGAGCCCTGTCTTTTAAAACTGGCATTGCCTGCTTGTGTGGAACAGAAgtgaaagagaaatttcagt ACCTCTTCAGCCAGGTGGCTACCTCGGGCAGCCAGTGTGACCAGCGTCACCTGGGTGTTCTGCTTCATGAGGCCATCCAGGTGCCTCGCCAGCTGGGAGAAGTGGCAGCCTTTGGGGGGAGCAACGTGGAGCCCAGTGTCCGCAGCTGCTTCCGCTTC AGCACTGGGAAGCCAGTTATCGAAGCTGCTCAGTTTCTGGAGTGGGCCAACCTGGAACCGCAGTCCATGGTGTGGCTGGCCGTGCTGCACCGAGTGACCATCGCAGAGCAGGTGAAGCACCAGACCAAGTGCTCCATCTGCCGGCAGTGCCCCATCAAAGGCTTCAG GTACCGGAGTCTTAAGCAGTTCAACGTGGACATCTGCCAGACTTGCTTCCTGACAGGCAGGGCCAGTAAAGGAAACAAGCTCCATTACCCCATCATGGAGTATTACACACCG ACTACTTCGAGTGAGAATGTGAGGGATTTTGCAACAACACTGAAAAACAAATTCCGGTCCAAGCATTATTTCAGCAAACACCCTCAGAGAGGATACCTGCCTGTGCAGTCTGTATTGGAGGCTGACTACAGTGAACC GCCTGCCTCCTCCCCGATGTTACCACACTCAGATACACACTCCCGCATCGAACACTTTGCCAGCAG GCTCGCTGAGATGGAAAGTCAGAACTGTTCCTTCTTTAATGATAGCCTGTCCCCTGATGACAGCAT AGATGAAGATCAGTATTTGCTGAGGCACTCCAGCCCCATTACAGACCGGGAGCCAAACTTTGGGCAGCAAGCCCACAACACCATGGTCGCCGATGACAAGGGAGAGCTGGAGAAGATCCTGGCCCACCTGGAGGATGAGAACCG GATCCTCCAAGGGGAGCTACGACGCCTGAAGTGGCAGCACGAGGAGGCTGCTGAGGGGCCCCCCGATGCGGCCCAGGACCCCCGCAACGAGGAGCTCTTGGCTGAAGCTAGGCTTCTTCGGCAGCACAAGAGCCGCCTGGAAACACGCATGCAGATTCTGGAGGACCACAACAGGCAGCTGGAGTCCCAGCTGCTGCGCCTAAGGGAGCTGCTGCTACAG CCACCCCCTGAATCAGAAGGCAATGGGTCTGGGGGCTCCTCGCTGACTTCTTCCCCGCAGCAGTCAGAGGGCAGTCATGCCCGGGAGAAGGAGCATACCACCCCGGACACTGAGGCTGCAG ATGACGTGGGGCAGAAAAGCCAGGATGTCAGCCTGTGCTTGGAGGACATCATGGAGAAACTACGCCATGCATTCCCTAATGTCCGAAGCCCAGACATGCCTGCCAACACTCTACTGGCTTCCTGA